The sequence CGGGACGCTGCGGGCGCGCCAGCGCCTCCTTCTTCAGCGACGCCAGCATGCCCTGTACGTCGACCCGCTCGCGCTCTGCCTCCGCACCCGAAGCTTCGAGCCTGGACAGCGTCAGCAGGTCCTCGATGATGCGGCGCATGCGCTCGGACTGGCGCGCCATCTCCTGCACCGGTTCGCGCCAGTGTTCCACCAGCTCGGGTTCTTCGACGAGCGCATCGAGATAGCCGCCGATGACGGTGAGCGGCGAGCGCAGCTCATGTGACGCGTTGGCGACGAAGGTGCGCCGCACCGTCTCGAGGCGGGTCGCATGGGTGATGTCGCGCGCAAGCAGCAGCCGCTGGTTGTCGCCATAGGGCACCACCTGCAGCGCGAGGCGCATGTCGTCGTCGAGCGGCGAGGAGAGCCGCATGATGCGTTCGGCATCGTCTGCACGCAGGAACGCCGCGAACTCGGGTGCACGCAAAAGGTTCTCGATGCGCTGGCCGCGGTCTTCACGCCGCAAGCCGAGCAGTCGCCCGGCCGCCTTGTTCAGCCAGACGATCTCGTGGTCCGCGTCCAGCACCACGCCCGCGTCGGGCAGGGCCTGGGTGGACTTGCGAAACTCCTTCAGCACGCGCGCCAGTCGTTTCTTGCGTGCCCGGCTTTGCAGCCGCACGCGATGCAGGTGCGCGTAGACG comes from Thioalkalivibrio sp. XN279 and encodes:
- the phoR gene encoding phosphate regulon sensor histidine kinase PhoR, producing MSPGPWGYVLLRFLALVAAAVLFGLLFGRPFAWLSAFLLAYLGWHLWHLWQLESWLRKKLGEPPRDAPGLWGDVYAHLHRVRLQSRARKKRLARVLKEFRKSTQALPDAGVVLDADHEIVWLNKAAGRLLGLRREDRGQRIENLLRAPEFAAFLRADDAERIMRLSSPLDDDMRLALQVVPYGDNQRLLLARDITHATRLETVRRTFVANASHELRSPLTVIGGYLDALVEEPELVEHWREPVQEMARQSERMRRIIEDLLTLSRLEASGAEAERERVDVQGMLASLKKEALARPQRPAVIELHVESGLGLWGAESEIYSAFANIIGNALKYTPSDGSVHIRWYPEGDTACLSVSDTGVGIPDEAIPRLTERFYRVDKGRDRASGGTGLGLAIVKHVLQRHGARLEVESVLGEGSTFRCRFPAERVWRKS